A genomic region of Oscillatoria salina IIICB1 contains the following coding sequences:
- a CDS encoding universal stress protein, protein MTYQKILVALDKSPAGKLVFEQALDLAKKDNAKLMLFHSLPLEYQSVGSYTDLYGQNLANFSQSMHQQLEKESESTRQWLSEFGDRATNEGVATEWDWRIGDAGRCIRELASSWGADLIVVGRRGRQGLSEMFLGSVSNHVVHHASCSVLVVQGID, encoded by the coding sequence ATGACATATCAAAAAATCTTAGTCGCCCTCGATAAATCACCAGCAGGTAAACTTGTTTTTGAGCAAGCTTTGGATTTAGCCAAAAAAGATAACGCTAAATTAATGTTATTTCATTCGTTGCCTTTGGAATATCAAAGTGTAGGATCTTATACCGATCTTTACGGTCAAAACCTGGCAAACTTTTCTCAATCGATGCACCAACAGTTAGAAAAAGAAAGCGAGTCAACCCGTCAATGGCTGAGTGAATTTGGCGATCGCGCTACCAATGAAGGTGTAGCTACTGAATGGGACTGGCGTATCGGCGACGCTGGTAGATGTATCCGCGAACTTGCTAGTAGCTGGGGTGCAGATTTAATTGTCGTTGGTCGTCGCGGTCGTCAAGGTCTTAGCGAAATGTTTCTCGGTAGTGTTAGCAATCATGTGGTTCATCACGCTTCTTGTTCGGTTTTGGTCGTTCAAGGAATCGATTGA
- a CDS encoding pyridoxal phosphate-dependent aminotransferase translates to MKLTARVGKVPPSITLAIAAKAKHLKEEGVDVCSFSAGEPDFDTPAHIKEAAKQALDEGKTKYGPAAGEPKLREAIASKLQSDNHLAYEPENIIVTNGGKHSLFGMMLALIEPQDEVIIPSPYWLSYPEMVKLAGGEPVIVPTKAEYDYKITPKQLKAAITPQTKLFVLNSPSNPTGAVYTPDEIKALAEVVVENDLLVVSDEIYEKILYDGAEHLSIGAINPEIFARTITSNGFAKSYSMTGWRVGYLAAPVELIKGMTIIQGHSTSNVCTFAQFGAIAALSGSQEPVEEMRLAFAQRRQVMLEAVSAIPGLSCPKPNGAFYLFVDISTTGMASLDFCNALLDSQQVATIPGVAFGADNCIRLSYATDMTSIEKGMKRLEKFVTSL, encoded by the coding sequence ATGAAATTAACAGCAAGAGTAGGTAAAGTACCGCCTTCGATTACTTTGGCGATCGCGGCTAAAGCGAAGCATCTAAAGGAAGAAGGGGTAGATGTATGTAGTTTTAGCGCTGGGGAACCGGATTTTGATACACCCGCACATATTAAAGAAGCAGCCAAACAAGCTTTAGATGAAGGAAAAACTAAATACGGTCCGGCGGCTGGGGAACCAAAATTAAGAGAAGCGATCGCCTCGAAGCTACAATCTGATAATCATCTCGCTTACGAACCGGAAAATATCATTGTAACTAATGGTGGTAAGCATTCTTTGTTTGGGATGATGTTGGCTTTGATTGAACCACAAGATGAGGTGATTATCCCTTCTCCTTATTGGTTGTCTTATCCGGAAATGGTGAAATTGGCTGGAGGAGAACCTGTAATTGTCCCGACTAAGGCGGAGTACGATTATAAAATTACTCCCAAACAACTCAAAGCGGCAATAACTCCCCAAACTAAGTTATTTGTTCTCAATTCTCCCTCAAATCCCACTGGTGCGGTGTATACACCCGATGAAATTAAAGCTTTAGCGGAAGTGGTGGTAGAAAATGATTTACTCGTCGTCTCGGATGAGATTTATGAAAAAATTCTCTACGATGGAGCCGAACATCTCAGTATTGGTGCAATTAATCCAGAAATTTTTGCCCGTACGATTACCAGTAACGGCTTTGCAAAAAGTTATTCGATGACAGGTTGGCGAGTTGGTTATCTTGCCGCACCTGTAGAATTAATTAAAGGCATGACAATTATTCAAGGACATAGTACCTCGAATGTTTGTACCTTTGCTCAGTTTGGCGCGATCGCGGCTTTATCCGGTTCTCAAGAACCTGTGGAAGAAATGCGTTTGGCTTTTGCCCAACGGCGTCAAGTTATGCTAGAAGCAGTTTCTGCTATTCCCGGACTAAGTTGTCCCAAACCCAATGGCGCTTTTTACCTGTTTGTTGATATCAGTACAACAGGTATGGCTTCTCTTGATTTTTGTAACGCTTTACTCGATTCTCAGCAAGTTGCGACCATTCCTGGTGTAGCATTCGGAGCAGATAATTGTATTCGTCTGTCTTATGCCACGGATATGACTTCGATCGAAAAAGGAATGAAACGTTTGGAAAAATTCGTTACTTCCCTTTAA